GTGACCACCGCCGTTGTCGCGCCATTCCGGTTCTTCTCGCTTCAGGTCGTGCGGGCCCGGCGGGTCGGGTCGTCGCTCGTCCGGGTCACGTTCACCGGGCAGGATCTCGAGCACTTCTTCTCCGACGGGCACGACCAGTCGCTGTCACTGTTCCTGCCTCAGCCGGGTCAGAGCGAGCCGCAGGTGCCTTTCGAGCTCGGGGACGGCTGGTGGCAGGCGTGGCGTGAACTGCCGGACGACGTGCGGGCGGTGATGCGGTCGTACACGCTCCGGGCCCTTCGCCGGGACGCGCTCGGGCGCACCATCGAGATCGACATCGACTTCGTGCTGCACACCCCGGCCGGGCCCGCCTCCGCGTGGGCCTCGGATGCCGGTGCCGGGGACCGGGTCGTCCTGCTGGGCCCGGCTCTGGCCGACAACCGGGCGATCCGGTTCCGGCCGCCCGGCGACACCGACCTGATCGTGCTGTGGGGTGACGAGAGCGCCCTGCCGGCCGTCGCGTCGATCCTGGAGTCCCTGCCGGCCGGACAGCGCGTCCGGGTCTGGCTGGAGGCGCACGACGTCGGGAACGTGCGGGAGTTGGCGACCGCGGCGGACGCCGAGATCACCTGGGTGGTCGGGGAGAGTTCCGTGGACGCCCTCCGGGAGGCCCGGCTCCCGGCCGCCGAGCACCCGTACGTCTGGATCGCGGGCGAGTCGGGGTGTGTGAGGGCGTTGCGCCGCCACTTCGTCCAGGAGCGCGGGATCGACCGGCGCCGGATCACCTTCGTCGGATACTGGCGCCAGGGCATGAACGAGGAACAGCTCCGGGCGTCGGAATAGCCACCACCCGTGCCCCCGCAGGCAGTTGCGCGGGGGCATCGACGTGATCACAGTCACGGCAGAGGCAGGGTTTCCCTCGCCACGCTTAGGTTAGGCTCACCTAAGTTGAACCAGAGGCTCCGTCCCCGAGCCCGTCACGCAGCAGACCTCGTCCCCACCCCCCGGAGGACCCCCACCATGCGCTCGCACCTGCTCAATGACACGACCGCGGAGCAGTACCGCCGCTCCGTGACCGAAGGAGTAGAGCGGGTGGCCGCCAAAATTGCCGCCACCGACCGTCCGTTCACCGGCGTCTCGGTCGACGCCCTCGCGCCCCGTATCGACGGGATCGACCTGGACAAGCCGCTGCACGACACCACGGCCGTCCTGGACGAGTTGGAGGAGGTCTATCTCCGCGACGCGATCTACTTCCACCACCCCCGGTACCTCGCCCACCTCAACTGCCCGGTCGTCATCCCCGCCCTGCTGGGCGAGGCGGTCCTGTCGGCCGTCAACTCCTCCCTCGACACCTGGGACCAGTCGGCCGGCGGCACCCTCATCGAGCGCAAACTGATCGACTGGACGACGGCCCGGATCGGCCTCGGCCCGGCCGCCGACGGCGTGTTCACCTCGGGCGGCACCCAGTCCAACCTCCAGGCGCTGCTGCTCGCCCGCGAGGAGTCCAAAGCGGAGTCCCTCGCCGAACTGCGCATCTTCGCCTCCGAGGTCAGCCACTTCAGCGTGAAGAAGTCCGCGAAGCTGCTGGGCCTCGGACCCGACGCGGTGGTGTCCATCCCGGTCGACAACGACAAGCGGATGCAGACCGTCGCGCTCGCCCGCGAGCTGGAGCGGTGCAAGGAGGCCGGTCTGACGCCGATGGCCGTGGTCGCCACCGCCGGCACCACCGACTTCGGCTCCATCGACCCGCTGCCCGAGATAGCCGAGCTGTGCGACCGGTACGGCACCTGGATGCACGTCGACGCGGCCTACGGCTGCGGTCTGCTCGCCTCCGTGAAGTACCGGGGCCGGATCGACGGCATCGAGCGCGCCGACTCCGTTACCGTCGACTACCACAAGTCCTTCTTCCAGCCGGTGAGTTCGTCGGCCGTGCTGGTCCGCGACGCGGCCACGCTCCGCCACGCCACCTACCACGCCGAGTACCTCAACCCGCGCCGCATGGTGCAGGAGCGCATCCCCAACCAGGTGGACAAGTCCCTCCAGACCACCCGCCGCTTCGACGCGCTCAAACTGTGGATGACCCTGCGCACCATGGGCGCCGACGGCATCGGACAGCTCTTCGACGAGGTCTGCGACCTGACCGTCGAGGGCTGGCACCTGCTGGCCGCCGACCCGCGCTTCGACGTCGTCGTCCAGCCGTCGCTCTCCACCCTCGTCTTCCGCTACATCCCCGCCGCCGTCACCGACCCGGCCGAGATCGACCGCGCCAACCTCTACGCCCGCAAGGCCCTGTTCGCCTCCGGTGACGCGGTGGTCGCGGGCACGAAGGTCGGCGCCCGCCACTACCTGAAGTTCACCCTGCTGAACCCCGAGACGACGACCGACGACATCGCCGCCGTCCTCGACCTGATCGCCGGCCACGCCGAGCAGTACCTGGGAGAGTCCCTTGACCGCGCTTCCTGAAGCCAGCCACACCTATGACTTCGTGGGGATCGGGCTCGGCCCCTTCAACCTCGGCCTCGCCTGCCTCACCGAGCCCATCGACACGCTCGACGGCGTCTTCCTGGAGTCCAAGCCGGACTTCGAGTGGCACGCCGGCATGTTCCTGGACGGCGCCCACCTCCAGACGCCGTTCATGTCGGACCTGGTCACCCTGGCCGACCCGACCTCGCCGTACTCCTTCCTCAACTACCTGAAGGAGAAAGGCCGGCTGTACTCGTTCTACATCCGCGAGAACTTCTACCCGCTGCGGGTCGAGTACGACGACTACTGCCGCTGGGCCGCGAACAAGCTGAGCAGCGTGCGCTTCTCGACGACGGTCGCGGAAGTGACGTACGAGGACGACGTGTACGTCGTGCGGACCACCGCCGGCGAGCGGTTCCGCGCCCGTCACCTGGTCCTCGGCACCGGCACGCCCCCGTACATCCCGGAGGCCTGCGCGGACCTGGGCGGCGACTTCCTGCACAACTCCCGCTACCTGCGGCACAAGGCGGAGCTCCAGAAGAAGGAGTCGATCACGCTGGTCGGCTCCGGGCAGTCGGCCGCCGAGATCTACTACGACCTGCTCAGCGAGATCGACGTCCACGGCTACCAGCTGAACTGGGTCACCCGCTCCCCGCGCTTCTTCCCGCTCGAGTACACCAAGCTCACGCTGGAGATGACCTCCCCGGAGTACATCGACTACTTCCGCGAGCTGCCGGAGCAGACCCGCTACCGCCTGACGGCCGAGCAGAAGAGCCTCTTCAAGGGCATCGACGGCGATCTCATCAACGAGATCTTCGACCTGCTCTACCAGAAGAACCTCGGCGGCCCGGTGCCCACCCGCCTGCTCACCAACTCATCGCTGAACAGCGCGAGTCACGCCGACGGCAGCTACACCCTCGCCTTCCGCCAGGAGGAGCAGGAGAAGGACTTCGAGCTGACCTCCCAGGGGCTGGTCCTGGCCACCGGCTACAAGTACACCGAGCCGGAGTTCCTCGCGCCCGTCCGGGACAGACTGCGCTACGACTCCCACGGCAACTTCGACGTCGCCCGCAACTACTCCATCGACACCACGGGCCGGGGCGTGTTCCTCCAGAACGCGGGCGCGCACACCCACAGCATCACCTCCCCCGACCTCGGCATGGGGGCGTACCGCAACAGCTCGATCATCCGTGACCTGCTCGGCAGCGAGTACTACCCGGTCGAGAAGACCATCGCGTTCCAGGAGTTCTCCGTATGAGCACGACCACGGCCGCCGTCGGCCGTCTCACCCTCCGCCCCCTCGACCCCGTCGAGGACGCCGAGCTGCTGCACGGCTGGGTCACACACCCCAAAGCCGCGTACTGGATGATGCAGCACGCGAAACTGGTGGACGTCGAGCGCGCCTACATGGACATCGCGGCCGACGAGCACAGCCACGCCCTCATTGGCCTGCACGACGGCGAGCCCGCGTTCCTGATGGAGTACTACGACCCGGCCCACCGTGAGCTGGTCGGCCTGTACGAGCCGCGGCCCGGCGACGTCGGCATGCACTTCCTGGTCGCCCCCACCGACCGGCCCGTGCACGGATTCACGCGGGCCGTGATCACCGCCGTGATGACGCGCCTCTTCGACGACCCGACCACCTCCCGGGTCGTCGTCGAGCCGGACGTCTCCAACACGGCGGTGCACGCCCTCAACGAGGCCGTCGGGTTCGTGCCCGAGCGGGAGATCCAGAAGCCGGAGAAGCAGGCGTTGCTGAGCTTCTGCACCCGCGAGCAGTTCGTCGCGGCGACGGGGGTGCCGGCATGAGCCTCGCCGACGCCGTCGCCCACCTCTCCCCCGAGCGCTGGGAGAAGGCCAACCGTCTGCTCGTCCGCAAGGCCCTCGCGGAGTTCGCGCACGAGCGTCTGATCACCCCCGAGGAGAAGGACGGCCGCTTCGTCGTCCGCAGCGACGACGGGCTGACCTACTACCGCTTCACCGCCGTCCGCCACGCCCTCGACCACTGGCAGGTGGACGCCGACTCGATCACCCGGACCCGTGACGACGCCGAACTCCCGGTCGCCGCACTGGACTTCTTCATCGAGCTGAAGAAGACGCTGGGCCTGAGCGAGGAGATCCTGCCGGTCTACCTGGAGGAGATCTCCTCCACCCTCTCCGGCACCTGCTACAAACTGACCAAACCGCAGATCACGTCGGCGGATCTGGTCAAGGGCGGCTTCCAGGCCATCGAGACCGGGATGACCGAGGGCCACCCCTGCTTCGTCGCCAACAACGGGCGGCTCGGCTTCGGCATCCACGACTACCTGTCGTACGCCCCGGAGACGGCGAGCCCGGTCCGGCTGGTGTGGCTGGCCGCGCACCGCTCGCGGGCCGCGTTCACGGCGGGCGTCGGGATCGAATACGAGTCGTTCGTGCGGGAGGAACTGGGCGAGAAGACGGTCGAGCGGTTCGACGGGATCCTGCGCGAGCAGGACCGGGACCCGGACGACTATCTCCTCATCCCCGTCCACCCCTGGCAGTGGTGGAACAAGCTCACCGTCACCTTCGCAGCCGAGATCGCGCGCGGGAACCTGGTCTGCCTGGGCGAGGGCGACGACGAGTACCTGGCGCAGCAGTCCATCCGGACGTTCTTCAACTCCTCGCACCCCGAGAAGCACTATGTGAAGACGGCCCTGTCCGTCCTCAACATGGGCTTCATGCGCGGTCTGTCGGCCGCCTACATGGAGGCGACCCCGGCCATCAACGACTGGCTGGCCCAGCTCATCGACAACGACCCGGTGCTGAGGTCGACGGGCCTGTCGATCATCCGGGAGCGGGCGGCCGTCGGCTACCGGCACCTGGAGTACGAGGCGGCGACGGACCGCTACTCGCCGTACCGCAAGATGCTGGCCGCGCTGTGGCGGGAGAGCCCGGTGCCGACGCTCCGGGACGGCGAGTCGCTCGCGACCATGGCCTCCCTGGTCCATGTGGACCACGAGGGCAGCTCGGTGGCCGGCGTGCTGATCGAGCAGTCGGGCCTGACGCCGACGGAGTGGCTGCGCGGCTACCTCCAGGCGTACTACACCCCGCTCCTGCACAGCTTCTACGCCTATGACCTGGTGTTCATGCCGCACGGCGAGAACACCATCCTGGTCCTGAAGGACGGGGCGGTGCAGCGGGCGATCTACAAGGACATCGCCGAGGAGATCGCGGTCATGGACCCGGACGCGGTGCTGCCGCCCGAGGTCCGGCGCATCCGCGTCGAGGTGCCCGAGGACAAGAAGCTCCTGTCCATCTTCACGGACGTCTTCGACTGCTTCTTCCGCTTCCTCGCGGCCGGCCTCGCCACCGAGGGGATCCTCGAGGAGGACGACTTCTGGCGCACGGTCGCCGAGGTCACCCGCGCCTACCAGGAGGCGAACCCCGAACTGGCCGACAAGTTCCGCCAGTACGACATGTTCGCCCCCGAGTTCGCCCTGTCCTGCCTCAACCGTCTCCAGCTGCGCAACAACAGGCAGATGGTGGACCTGGCGGACCCGTCGGGCGCCCTCCAGCTGATCGGAACCCTGAGCAATCCCGTCACGGGGTTCTGATCCAGGCAGACGGGCGCCCCCGAGTACGGTCCTCGGGGGCGCCCGTCGCCGTCTTTGGAAGAATCCTCCCATGGCGGAAATCATCCAGAAGGACGGCACCTGGGTCTTCGACGGCGATGCCCTGCGGCTGACCCCGGGCCGGGACAAGAACGTCAGCCCGCTCCGCAGGGAACTGGGTGAACTGATCGTTCCCCTGGGCGCGTTGGCGGGGCTGTCGTTCGAGCAGGGGAAGAAGACCGGGCGGCTGCGGCTACGGCTGCGCGACGGCGCCGATCCACTGCTCCAGGCGACCGGCGGACGGCTGACCGAGCCGCACGATCCGTACCAGCTGCTCGTCGACTCCGACCGGTACGGCGTCGCCGAGTACCTCGTGGACGAGGTGCGCCAGGCGCTGCTCCTGGACGAGGTGCCGGCCGACCCGGTGGACGCGTATCTGCTGCCCGGCCCGTCCGTGCCGCTGTCCGCCTCCGCCGGGGACGGCACCGCGAGCTTCGACGGTGAGCGGGTACGCCTGGAGTGGAACTGGAAGACCGAGGAGTCCAAGGCCTCCGCCGGCGCCCGCAGTCTCGGCATCGCGGAGATCGAGGCCGTGGAGTGGCAGCCCGCGGTCGGCCTCGAGAACGGCTGTCTGCGCTTCCGGCTGCGTCACGCGCCCACGAAGGCGCCGGCCAAGTACGACCCCAACGCCGTGGAGCTGTGGGGGTTCAAGAAGGACCCGCTGATGGCACTCGTCGCGGCGGCCGTGCAGGCCAGGCTGCCCCATCCGGCGGCCGGACCCCGGGACGCCGTACCCGCGCAGCGCGAGCCGGACTCCGCCGCCGGGGACGACCACGACGCGCTGCTGCGCCGCCTGCGCGAGCTCGGCGAGCTGCGCCGCGACGGCGTCCTGACGGACGACGAGTTCGCGATGGCCAAACAGGCGGTCCTCAGACGCATGTAGCGCGGACGAGGACCGCCTGCCGACGTGGGTGTGCAGTGGGTGTGCGCCCTGCCTTCCGGGCGCACCCGCCGGGGTTACTTCGCCTTGCGGGCCACCGTGAAGTGGTCGACCTGGTCGCCGGTCTCGGCGATGCCGCGCACGGTCAGCGTCGCCGTCCGGCCCTTGGCGGCCGGGGTGACGTCCACCCGCAGGAACGAGTAGTCGAGGTATCGCACCCGCGACCAGGTGACCGTCTCGTCGACCTTGCCGTCCTTGGTGTTGATGAAGGAGGCGACGGAGTCGACCTCGTTCTCGTGGCCCTCGTAGGACAGCGGGGCGGTGAAGGCGTACAGGCTGCGGCCGGCCGCGCCCGCCGTGACGTACACCACTCCCTCGGTCTCGGGGTACGCCGTGCCGCCGATCGGGAGCTTCTTGGTGACCGCGCCCTTCTTGATGACGTCGGTGCGCTCGTACTGGTGGTTGTGGCCGTTGATGACCAGGTCGACCGTGTACTTCTCGAACAGCGGCACCCACTCCTGGCGCACGCCCCCCTCCGAGGCGTGCGCGGTGGAGGTGCAGTAGGCGCAGTGGTGGAAGAAGATCACGATGAAGTCGACGTCCTTCGACGCCCGGTACTTCTTGAGCTGTGTCTCCAGCCACGTGGTCTGGGTGCCGCCCGAGATGCCGAGGTTGGCCGGGATCTCGAAGGAGATGTCGTTGGCGTCGAGCGAGATCACCGCCGTGTTGCCGTAGACGAAGGTGTAGACGCCCGGGAGGTTCTTCGCGTCGGGGCCGTTGTCCGGCAGGTTCCAGCGGGCCTCCTCGCCGCCGTAGCCGTTGGGCGAGTACCAGGCCTCCATGTCGTGGTTGCCGTAGGCCGGCATCCACGGGACGGACTTGGCGACGGACTCGGTCTGGGCGAGGAACTGGTCCCAGACGCGGGAGTCGAAGCCGGTGTCGGCGGTCTTGCCCGCGCCGGCCGGGTCGGCGTAGGCGATGTCGCCGGCGTGCAGGTGGAAGGCCGGGTTCTGGCCGAGCAGGAGGCTGTTGTTGGCGAGTCCGTGGTAGCCGACGCCCTCGTCGCCGAAGGCGGTGAAGGTGAACGGCGCCTTGTGGTCGGGGGCGGTGGTGAAGGTGCCGAGGGTGCCGAGGAGGTGGGCGGCGGCCGGGTCGAAGCCCGTGTGGCCGACGCCGTAGTAGTACGTCCTGCCGGGCTTGAGGTGGGTGAGCTCGGCGTGCACGTAGTACTGGGTGTGGTCGCCGCTGGCGCCGACACCGGCCGGGGTGTGGAGGGTGCGCACCTCGGCCTCGATCCTGCGGGAGAGGTCCCAGGGGTGGGCGCCGATCCGGATGAAGGGCTTCTTCACCGCGACCGGGACCTGCCAGGAGACCGTGATCTCGGTGCGCGGGTCCTTGCCGTAGGCGAGGTGGCGCCCGAAGGGGGCGACGAGGGCGCCGTCGACGTGCT
The sequence above is a segment of the Streptomyces asoensis genome. Coding sequences within it:
- a CDS encoding siderophore-interacting protein, which encodes MTTAVVAPFRFFSLQVVRARRVGSSLVRVTFTGQDLEHFFSDGHDQSLSLFLPQPGQSEPQVPFELGDGWWQAWRELPDDVRAVMRSYTLRALRRDALGRTIEIDIDFVLHTPAGPASAWASDAGAGDRVVLLGPALADNRAIRFRPPGDTDLIVLWGDESALPAVASILESLPAGQRVRVWLEAHDVGNVRELATAADAEITWVVGESSVDALREARLPAAEHPYVWIAGESGCVRALRRHFVQERGIDRRRITFVGYWRQGMNEEQLRASE
- the desA gene encoding lysine decarboxylase DesA, which produces MRSHLLNDTTAEQYRRSVTEGVERVAAKIAATDRPFTGVSVDALAPRIDGIDLDKPLHDTTAVLDELEEVYLRDAIYFHHPRYLAHLNCPVVIPALLGEAVLSAVNSSLDTWDQSAGGTLIERKLIDWTTARIGLGPAADGVFTSGGTQSNLQALLLAREESKAESLAELRIFASEVSHFSVKKSAKLLGLGPDAVVSIPVDNDKRMQTVALARELERCKEAGLTPMAVVATAGTTDFGSIDPLPEIAELCDRYGTWMHVDAAYGCGLLASVKYRGRIDGIERADSVTVDYHKSFFQPVSSSAVLVRDAATLRHATYHAEYLNPRRMVQERIPNQVDKSLQTTRRFDALKLWMTLRTMGADGIGQLFDEVCDLTVEGWHLLAADPRFDVVVQPSLSTLVFRYIPAAVTDPAEIDRANLYARKALFASGDAVVAGTKVGARHYLKFTLLNPETTTDDIAAVLDLIAGHAEQYLGESLDRAS
- a CDS encoding lysine N(6)-hydroxylase/L-ornithine N(5)-oxygenase family protein, coding for MTALPEASHTYDFVGIGLGPFNLGLACLTEPIDTLDGVFLESKPDFEWHAGMFLDGAHLQTPFMSDLVTLADPTSPYSFLNYLKEKGRLYSFYIRENFYPLRVEYDDYCRWAANKLSSVRFSTTVAEVTYEDDVYVVRTTAGERFRARHLVLGTGTPPYIPEACADLGGDFLHNSRYLRHKAELQKKESITLVGSGQSAAEIYYDLLSEIDVHGYQLNWVTRSPRFFPLEYTKLTLEMTSPEYIDYFRELPEQTRYRLTAEQKSLFKGIDGDLINEIFDLLYQKNLGGPVPTRLLTNSSLNSASHADGSYTLAFRQEEQEKDFELTSQGLVLATGYKYTEPEFLAPVRDRLRYDSHGNFDVARNYSIDTTGRGVFLQNAGAHTHSITSPDLGMGAYRNSSIIRDLLGSEYYPVEKTIAFQEFSV
- a CDS encoding GNAT family N-acetyltransferase; protein product: MSTTTAAVGRLTLRPLDPVEDAELLHGWVTHPKAAYWMMQHAKLVDVERAYMDIAADEHSHALIGLHDGEPAFLMEYYDPAHRELVGLYEPRPGDVGMHFLVAPTDRPVHGFTRAVITAVMTRLFDDPTTSRVVVEPDVSNTAVHALNEAVGFVPEREIQKPEKQALLSFCTREQFVAATGVPA
- a CDS encoding IucA/IucC family protein; protein product: MSLADAVAHLSPERWEKANRLLVRKALAEFAHERLITPEEKDGRFVVRSDDGLTYYRFTAVRHALDHWQVDADSITRTRDDAELPVAALDFFIELKKTLGLSEEILPVYLEEISSTLSGTCYKLTKPQITSADLVKGGFQAIETGMTEGHPCFVANNGRLGFGIHDYLSYAPETASPVRLVWLAAHRSRAAFTAGVGIEYESFVREELGEKTVERFDGILREQDRDPDDYLLIPVHPWQWWNKLTVTFAAEIARGNLVCLGEGDDEYLAQQSIRTFFNSSHPEKHYVKTALSVLNMGFMRGLSAAYMEATPAINDWLAQLIDNDPVLRSTGLSIIRERAAVGYRHLEYEAATDRYSPYRKMLAALWRESPVPTLRDGESLATMASLVHVDHEGSSVAGVLIEQSGLTPTEWLRGYLQAYYTPLLHSFYAYDLVFMPHGENTILVLKDGAVQRAIYKDIAEEIAVMDPDAVLPPEVRRIRVEVPEDKKLLSIFTDVFDCFFRFLAAGLATEGILEEDDFWRTVAEVTRAYQEANPELADKFRQYDMFAPEFALSCLNRLQLRNNRQMVDLADPSGALQLIGTLSNPVTGF
- a CDS encoding DUF4429 domain-containing protein, with amino-acid sequence MAEIIQKDGTWVFDGDALRLTPGRDKNVSPLRRELGELIVPLGALAGLSFEQGKKTGRLRLRLRDGADPLLQATGGRLTEPHDPYQLLVDSDRYGVAEYLVDEVRQALLLDEVPADPVDAYLLPGPSVPLSASAGDGTASFDGERVRLEWNWKTEESKASAGARSLGIAEIEAVEWQPAVGLENGCLRFRLRHAPTKAPAKYDPNAVELWGFKKDPLMALVAAAVQARLPHPAAGPRDAVPAQREPDSAAGDDHDALLRRLRELGELRRDGVLTDDEFAMAKQAVLRRM
- a CDS encoding purple acid phosphatase family protein — its product is MGVPEQLADRMSMAEQHEYLRAKFSRRTMIRGGAVTLGTVTGGAFVTGATAQAAVPTQTPKTTPAAEHVDGALVAPFGRHLAYGKDPRTEITVSWQVPVAVKKPFIRIGAHPWDLSRRIEAEVRTLHTPAGVGASGDHTQYYVHAELTHLKPGRTYYYGVGHTGFDPAAAHLLGTLGTFTTAPDHKAPFTFTAFGDEGVGYHGLANNSLLLGQNPAFHLHAGDIAYADPAGAGKTADTGFDSRVWDQFLAQTESVAKSVPWMPAYGNHDMEAWYSPNGYGGEEARWNLPDNGPDAKNLPGVYTFVYGNTAVISLDANDISFEIPANLGISGGTQTTWLETQLKKYRASKDVDFIVIFFHHCAYCTSTAHASEGGVRQEWVPLFEKYTVDLVINGHNHQYERTDVIKKGAVTKKLPIGGTAYPETEGVVYVTAGAAGRSLYAFTAPLSYEGHENEVDSVASFINTKDGKVDETVTWSRVRYLDYSFLRVDVTPAAKGRTATLTVRGIAETGDQVDHFTVARKAK